The Nocardia sp. NBC_01503 sequence TCCTCGGGAGGACTCGCGCCGTCGAGGAAGCTGTAGGCGGAGTGGGTGTGCAGCTCCGCGTAGGGGACGGTGGGGCCTTCGACGCGGGCGAGAGCCCCGGCCTCGTACTTCTCACGTTTGCGGGACCAGGCGGGACTGTCGCCGCCGTCGCCCTCGACGCGCCGGGCGGGGTCGGGGCGGCCGGAGAGCACGCGCTCCAGCTCCGCCCAGGTAGGCGGACCGTTATGCCAGCCCACGACCCCTCCTTCACCTCGATCGACACGGTGAATCGAACATACATTCGATCTTTCTCGGCAGTATAGGAGATCCGACCGAACGGTCTATAAAAAGCCACCCCCGGCGCGCACGGGGATTCACCGCCCACTCCTGGCACCGGAACTTACTTTGGAGTAAGTTCTAGACACTTCGATCTGCAAGGGAGCAGTGATGACCGATACCTCGGGTTACCTGGCCCGTCGGCGCGCCCGCCGCGACCTGACCGGCAAGCACATTGTCATTACCGGCGCGTCCTCCGGCATCGGCCGCTCGGCAGCCGTGGCCGCCGCCGACAAGGGCGCGGTCGTACTCCTACTCGCGCGCCGCGGCGAGGAGCTCGCCGCCGTGGTCGACGAGATCAAGGCCGCGGGCGGCCAGGCGCACGGTTACCAGTGCGATGTCACCGACGCCGATTCGGTGGACGCCGTGATCACGCTCATCCTGGCGCAGCACGGCCATGTCGACATGCTGGTCAACAATGCCGGCCGCTCCATCCGCCGCGCCGTGCACCGCTCCACCGATCGCATGCACGATTTCGAACGGACCATGGCGGTCAACTACTTCGGCGCGGTGCGCATGACCCTGGCCCTGCTGCCGCAGATGCGCGAGCGCAAGTTCGGGCACATCGTGAACATCTCCAGCGCGGGCGTCCAGGTCGCCACGCCGCGCTTCGCCGCCTACCTGGCGAGCAAGGCCGCACTGGATAAGTTCGCCGAGGTGACCGCGGCCGAAATGTT is a genomic window containing:
- a CDS encoding SDR family NAD(P)-dependent oxidoreductase; translated protein: MTDTSGYLARRRARRDLTGKHIVITGASSGIGRSAAVAAADKGAVVLLLARRGEELAAVVDEIKAAGGQAHGYQCDVTDADSVDAVITLILAQHGHVDMLVNNAGRSIRRAVHRSTDRMHDFERTMAVNYFGAVRMTLALLPQMRERKFGHIVNISSAGVQVATPRFAAYLASKAALDKFAEVTAAEMFSDNITFTTIHMPLVRTPMITPSGDQGASTQSPEWAAATIVRALSERPRRIDVPLGTIAEYGTLIAPGIKERVLHRYYRAIPDSPAAKGETVVEPETEAVDIVVPQRHQRSTPPALRVTRTALRRAARLVPGTHW